In Collimonas arenae, a single genomic region encodes these proteins:
- the purU gene encoding formyltetrahydrofolate deformylase: protein MTHPEYILTLSCLDQRGIVHRVSGFLADHGCNIIDSAQFGDDQSKLFFMRVHFSSEDAAITDEALRAEFSALAGTMQMNWQLHDARKKPRMMLMVSKIGHCLNDLLFRYKSGLLPVEITAIVSNHTDFYQLAASYNIPFHHLPLATGASAEAKRAQEARVMEIVEANNIDLVVLARYMQILSPAMCTALTGRAINIHHSFLPSFKGAKPYYQAHDRGVKLIGATAHFVTGDLDEGPIIEQDVARVDHAMEPETLTAIGRDVECVVLARAVKWFIEHRILLNGHKTVVFK, encoded by the coding sequence ATGACCCATCCAGAATACATTCTTACCCTGTCTTGCCTCGATCAACGCGGCATCGTCCATCGCGTCTCGGGTTTTCTGGCCGATCACGGTTGCAATATCATCGATTCAGCCCAGTTCGGCGATGACCAGTCCAAGCTGTTTTTCATGCGCGTGCATTTTTCATCTGAAGATGCAGCGATTACTGACGAGGCTTTGAGGGCGGAGTTCTCTGCCCTGGCCGGCACCATGCAGATGAACTGGCAATTGCACGATGCCCGCAAGAAGCCGCGCATGATGTTGATGGTGTCGAAGATCGGCCATTGCCTCAATGACCTGTTGTTCCGCTACAAGAGCGGCCTGCTGCCGGTCGAAATTACCGCCATCGTCTCGAACCATACGGATTTCTATCAACTGGCAGCCAGTTACAACATCCCGTTCCATCACCTGCCTTTGGCGACCGGGGCTTCGGCAGAAGCCAAGCGGGCGCAGGAAGCGCGCGTAATGGAAATCGTCGAAGCCAACAATATCGACCTGGTGGTGCTGGCGCGCTATATGCAAATTCTGTCACCGGCCATGTGCACCGCCTTGACCGGACGTGCGATCAATATTCATCACTCATTTCTGCCGAGCTTCAAGGGCGCCAAGCCTTACTATCAAGCGCATGACCGCGGCGTCAAGCTGATCGGCGCTACAGCCCATTTCGTCACGGGTGATCTGGACGAAGGCCCGATCATCGAGCAGGACGTGGCGCGGGTGGACCATGCGATGGAACCAGAGACATTGACTGCTATCGGACGCGATGTCGAGTGCGTGGTGCTGGCGCGGGCGGTCAAGTGGTTCATCGAGCACCGGATTCTGCTCAATGGACACAAAACGGTCGTGTTCAAATAG
- a CDS encoding ABC transporter ATP-binding protein, whose amino-acid sequence MFGWFERLLHPYPDTVMTPPPRGFFAFVWACTKGLRPYIIAMTLLTAITGAFEALLFAMMGRIVDWLGKAEPSTLWTHQSTNLLLLAAILLASPIVVALQSMFKQQALAGNFPMLLRWKFHRLMLNQSMHFYQDEFAGRVATKVMQTSLAVRDVCMILCDILVFVVIYFFTMVAVVGSFSGWMLVPFLGWLTLYTLALRYFVPRLSKVAKTQADARSLMTGRITDAYTNIATVKLFSHAGREAGYARSAMQEFLQTVHGQMRLVTSFEIVNHTLSMLLILSTAGAALWLWTQGQVGIGAVAAATAMALRLNGISHWVMWEFASLFEQVGTVQDGINTLSRPHAVLDQADAKRLKVSQGKLDFEQVGFAYGGQRPVIDHMSLHISPGEKIGLVGRSGAGKSTIVNLLLRFYDVEQGHILIDGQDISHVTQDSLRAQVGMVTQDTSLLHRSVRDNLLYGRPDATDADMLAAAKRAEAHEFILTLTDPKGRTGYDAHVGERGVKLSGGQRQRIAIARVMLKDAPILLLDEATSALDSEVEAAIQASLYRLMEGKTVVAIAHRLSTIAAMDRLIVLDKGRIVEQGDHRSLLEQGGLYARLWAHQSGGFLGEEADDDAPAATMGGAQTELA is encoded by the coding sequence ATGTTTGGTTGGTTTGAAAGACTGTTACATCCTTATCCGGATACGGTCATGACGCCGCCGCCGCGCGGATTTTTTGCGTTCGTCTGGGCCTGTACCAAGGGTTTGCGCCCGTACATCATCGCCATGACCTTGCTGACCGCCATCACCGGCGCCTTCGAGGCTTTGCTGTTTGCCATGATGGGACGCATCGTCGATTGGCTCGGCAAAGCTGAACCGTCGACCCTGTGGACGCACCAAAGCACTAATTTGCTGTTGCTGGCGGCGATACTGCTGGCCAGCCCGATCGTGGTCGCCTTGCAAAGCATGTTCAAGCAACAGGCGCTGGCGGGTAATTTCCCGATGCTGCTGCGTTGGAAGTTTCACCGTCTGATGCTCAACCAAAGCATGCATTTCTATCAAGACGAGTTCGCCGGCCGGGTCGCCACCAAAGTCATGCAGACTTCGCTGGCAGTGCGCGACGTCTGCATGATCCTGTGCGACATCCTGGTGTTCGTGGTGATTTATTTCTTCACCATGGTGGCGGTGGTAGGCAGCTTTAGCGGCTGGATGCTGGTGCCGTTCCTGGGCTGGCTGACGCTGTATACGCTGGCGTTGCGTTATTTCGTGCCGCGCCTGAGCAAGGTCGCCAAGACCCAGGCCGATGCGCGTTCGCTAATGACCGGCCGCATTACCGATGCCTATACCAATATCGCGACGGTCAAGCTGTTTTCACACGCAGGCCGCGAAGCTGGCTATGCGCGTTCGGCGATGCAGGAATTCTTGCAAACGGTGCATGGCCAGATGCGTCTGGTGACCAGTTTTGAAATCGTCAACCACACCCTGAGCATGCTGCTGATCCTGAGCACGGCCGGCGCAGCGCTTTGGCTCTGGACTCAAGGGCAAGTCGGCATTGGCGCGGTTGCCGCGGCGACCGCCATGGCCCTGCGTTTGAACGGCATTTCGCATTGGGTGATGTGGGAGTTTGCGTCCTTGTTCGAGCAGGTCGGTACGGTACAGGACGGCATCAATACCTTGTCGCGCCCGCATGCAGTGCTGGACCAGGCTGACGCCAAGCGGCTGAAAGTCAGCCAGGGAAAACTCGATTTCGAGCAGGTCGGCTTTGCCTACGGCGGACAGCGTCCGGTGATCGACCACATGTCCTTGCATATCAGCCCTGGAGAAAAGATCGGCCTGGTTGGCCGTTCCGGCGCAGGCAAATCGACCATCGTCAATTTGCTGCTGCGTTTCTACGATGTCGAGCAGGGCCATATCCTGATCGATGGCCAGGATATTTCCCATGTCACGCAGGATAGCTTGCGGGCGCAGGTCGGCATGGTGACGCAAGATACTTCATTGCTGCATCGTTCGGTACGCGACAACCTGCTGTACGGCCGTCCTGACGCCACCGATGCCGACATGCTGGCGGCTGCGAAGCGGGCGGAAGCGCATGAGTTCATCCTGACTTTAACCGATCCCAAAGGCCGCACAGGCTACGATGCACACGTCGGCGAACGCGGCGTCAAGCTTTCCGGCGGCCAGCGCCAGCGGATTGCGATTGCCCGCGTGATGTTGAAAGACGCGCCGATCCTGCTGCTGGACGAAGCGACCAGCGCGCTAGATTCAGAAGTCGAGGCAGCCATCCAGGCCAGCTTGTACCGGCTGATGGAAGGCAAGACCGTAGTGGCGATTGCCCACCGCTTGTCAACCATTGCGGCGATGGATCGTTTGATCGTGCTTGACAAGGGCCGTATCGTCGAGCAGGGCGATCATCGCAGCCTGTTGGAGCAGGGCGGTTTGTATGCGCGTTTGTGGGCGCACCAGAGCGGTGGTTTCCTGGGTGAAGAAGCGGACGACGACGCACCCGCAGCGACCATGGGCGGCGCGCAAACGGAACTGGCTTAG
- a CDS encoding M48 family metallopeptidase, with amino-acid sequence MQNQQPKAVRAFYFDGKTSRKYDVELKVEAGIASISGDVQRQAPLDALRVSERSSSASRKVTFADGAYLEIIDLDAFAELLANTGYTDSPIVRLQQSWRAVLQATAALIVILALGYAYLLPAASGWIANALPEAVERKIGGGTLDFLDNRVFSPTTLPQSQQDALISRFRALEPPRQGAPEFQIIFRKSKIGPNAFALPSGDIVVTDELVRLLDDDDAMMGVLAHELGHLHERHMMRRLIQVSAVGVTTTLLFGDVSALVASIPPVILDLKYSRDIEREADDYAIAMFKANGISLTKLARTFEKLDSQPAAFSPYLSSHPPSKERIARILKAQTE; translated from the coding sequence ATGCAAAATCAGCAACCGAAGGCAGTGCGGGCGTTTTACTTTGACGGCAAGACATCTCGCAAATACGACGTCGAATTGAAAGTGGAGGCCGGCATCGCCAGCATTTCCGGCGACGTCCAGCGGCAAGCGCCGCTGGACGCATTGCGGGTATCAGAACGGAGCTCCAGCGCGTCTCGCAAGGTCACTTTTGCCGATGGCGCTTATCTCGAAATCATCGACCTCGACGCCTTTGCCGAGCTGCTGGCAAACACCGGCTATACCGACTCACCGATAGTTCGCCTGCAACAAAGCTGGCGCGCCGTGCTGCAAGCGACTGCCGCGCTCATCGTGATTCTGGCGTTAGGTTATGCTTATCTGCTGCCTGCAGCTTCAGGCTGGATTGCCAACGCGCTGCCGGAGGCGGTGGAACGGAAAATCGGCGGCGGCACGCTGGATTTTCTCGACAACCGTGTCTTCAGCCCCACTACTTTGCCGCAGTCGCAGCAAGATGCTCTGATCAGCCGCTTCCGTGCACTGGAACCGCCGCGCCAGGGTGCACCTGAATTCCAGATCATTTTCCGAAAAAGCAAGATCGGCCCGAACGCCTTCGCCCTACCCTCCGGCGACATCGTAGTCACCGACGAACTGGTCAGACTGCTAGACGATGACGACGCCATGATGGGCGTGCTGGCGCATGAACTCGGCCACCTGCATGAACGCCATATGATGCGGCGGCTGATCCAGGTTTCCGCAGTCGGCGTCACCACCACGCTGTTGTTCGGCGACGTCTCTGCATTGGTAGCCAGTATTCCGCCCGTGATACTGGATCTCAAGTATTCACGCGATATTGAAAGGGAGGCGGATGATTACGCAATTGCGATGTTCAAGGCGAACGGCATCAGCCTCACCAAGCTAGCGCGTACCTTTGAAAAACTCGATAGCCAGCCTGCGGCCTTCTCGCCTTATTTGTCGAGCCACCCGCCCAGCAAGGAGCGGATTGCCCGGATACTGAAGGCGCAGACGGAGTAA
- a CDS encoding glucan biosynthesis protein translates to MLRRDFLKASAALAAAGFPATSLLAAGSAPGQLKFLGAPQAFDYAWLKGRARQLAGQPYQPPENHIPDEVKTLDWDQYQAIGYRDDHALWAKDQLRFQAKFFHLGLFFKSPVQIYEVKDGQAQELAYDPAMFNYGKSGLKAEHMPKDLGFAGFRINFHTDLERDITAFLGASYFRAVGAEWQYGLSARGLAIDCGMDKPEEFPMFTHFWLERPAKDSGKLVVYALLDSPSVSGAYRFEIQPSATMVMDVDAALYPRKTIERMGIAPLTSMFQYGENDRRVGASDDWRPEIHDSDGLSIQRGNGEWVWRPLTNPEHLRFNAYQDENPRGFGLLQRDRNFDHYQDDGVFYDRRPSLWVEPKSGWGKGAVQLVEIPTVDETFDNIVAFWNPADKPQAGQERLFAYRLHWGSKMPFSSPLAQVVATRTGMGGVIGQKRAYYSRRFAVDFAGGDLALLGKDAKVRPVISASRGKIEISSARPLDAIHGYRVMFDLKPTDDSVEPIDVRVYLATDGQPLSETWLYQWTPPTPAKRSF, encoded by the coding sequence ATGTTACGACGTGATTTTTTGAAAGCGTCGGCGGCGCTTGCTGCCGCCGGCTTCCCGGCAACTTCATTGCTGGCGGCGGGAAGCGCCCCGGGCCAGCTGAAGTTCCTGGGTGCGCCGCAAGCATTTGACTACGCCTGGCTCAAAGGCCGGGCCCGACAGCTCGCCGGCCAGCCTTACCAGCCTCCCGAGAACCACATCCCTGATGAGGTCAAGACGCTCGACTGGGATCAGTACCAGGCCATCGGCTACCGCGACGATCACGCTTTGTGGGCCAAGGATCAGTTGCGCTTCCAGGCCAAGTTTTTCCACCTGGGCCTGTTTTTCAAGAGCCCGGTGCAGATCTATGAAGTGAAAGACGGCCAGGCGCAAGAGCTGGCTTACGATCCGGCCATGTTCAACTATGGCAAGAGCGGCCTGAAGGCTGAACATATGCCTAAGGATCTGGGTTTTGCCGGCTTCCGGATCAATTTCCATACCGACCTGGAACGCGATATCACGGCGTTCCTGGGGGCCAGCTATTTCCGCGCGGTCGGCGCCGAATGGCAGTATGGTTTGTCGGCGCGCGGACTGGCGATCGATTGCGGCATGGACAAGCCGGAAGAATTCCCCATGTTCACTCACTTCTGGCTGGAACGTCCGGCCAAGGATTCGGGCAAGCTGGTGGTCTACGCTTTGCTGGATTCGCCTAGCGTATCCGGCGCCTATCGCTTCGAGATACAGCCATCGGCCACCATGGTAATGGATGTCGATGCCGCGCTGTATCCGCGCAAGACGATAGAGCGGATGGGGATTGCGCCGCTGACCAGTATGTTCCAGTACGGCGAGAATGACCGCCGCGTCGGCGCCAGCGACGACTGGCGTCCGGAAATTCACGACTCCGACGGCTTGTCCATACAACGTGGCAATGGCGAATGGGTCTGGCGGCCGTTGACCAATCCCGAGCATCTGCGCTTCAACGCTTATCAGGACGAAAATCCGCGCGGTTTCGGCTTGCTGCAGCGGGATCGCAATTTCGATCACTACCAAGATGACGGTGTGTTTTACGATCGCCGTCCGAGCCTCTGGGTGGAGCCAAAATCCGGTTGGGGCAAGGGTGCCGTGCAACTGGTGGAAATACCAACCGTCGATGAAACTTTCGATAACATCGTGGCGTTCTGGAATCCGGCCGATAAGCCGCAAGCGGGGCAGGAGCGATTGTTTGCCTATCGCCTGCACTGGGGCAGCAAGATGCCGTTCTCTTCGCCGCTGGCGCAAGTAGTGGCTACGCGTACTGGCATGGGTGGCGTGATTGGCCAGAAACGAGCTTATTACTCGCGCCGCTTTGCGGTCGATTTTGCCGGCGGCGACCTCGCTTTGCTGGGAAAGGACGCCAAGGTGCGGCCGGTAATCAGCGCCTCCCGTGGTAAAATCGAGATCAGTTCAGCCCGTCCGCTGGACGCGATTCATGGCTATCGCGTAATGTTTGACCTCAAGCCGACCGACGACAGCGTCGAGCCGATCGACGTGCGTGTATATCTTGCAACCGACGGCCAGCCATTAAGCGAGACCTGGTTATATCAATGGACTCCGCCAACCCCGGCTAAGCGCTCCTTTTAA
- a CDS encoding YjgN family protein: MSNATSDAPSFNFAATPLSPTPSTVEAFTFTGRGSEYFRIWIVNILLSIVTLGIYSAWAKVRRNRYFYDNTSVAGSSFEYHGNPIAILKGRIIAAVLIGGYQVAIRTNPKIGLLVLIPLMAAMPWLVWRSYQFKLYNSSYRGIRFGFKGSAGQSYFNYLLLPVLSGLSLGLLLPFAHQRTKKYLHSESKFGATHFSFDASIGAFYKIYAICFVIGMLGFIGLGIIFGGSLVALGTAGKHAGPAGFSGPFFLMIFAMYAWMFLIIPLGLTMVQNLIWSSTKLGEHQFQSNLKWTKVFFIMITNLIAIVCTLGLFTPFAHIRALKYRLESVTLLTAGSLDNFIADAEPHGSAAGEGMSDLLDFDLSL; the protein is encoded by the coding sequence ATGAGCAATGCTACTTCTGATGCACCGTCGTTCAATTTTGCAGCAACGCCTCTATCTCCAACGCCGTCCACGGTAGAAGCATTTACCTTCACAGGCCGCGGCAGCGAATATTTTCGCATATGGATAGTTAATATTCTTTTATCCATTGTCACTCTCGGAATTTACTCGGCATGGGCCAAGGTCCGCCGCAACCGGTATTTCTATGACAACACCAGCGTCGCCGGCAGCAGCTTCGAATACCACGGCAACCCGATCGCGATCCTGAAAGGCCGCATCATCGCAGCGGTCTTGATTGGCGGCTACCAGGTCGCCATCAGGACCAACCCGAAAATCGGCCTGCTGGTCCTGATACCCTTGATGGCGGCCATGCCATGGCTGGTCTGGAGAAGCTACCAATTCAAGCTGTACAACTCCAGCTATCGCGGCATCCGCTTCGGCTTCAAAGGCAGCGCCGGCCAATCCTACTTCAACTATCTGTTGCTGCCAGTGCTATCGGGCCTTTCTCTTGGCCTGCTCTTGCCTTTTGCGCATCAGCGCACTAAAAAGTACCTGCATAGCGAAAGCAAGTTTGGCGCGACGCATTTTTCCTTTGACGCCAGCATTGGCGCTTTTTACAAGATCTACGCGATCTGCTTCGTGATCGGCATGCTCGGCTTTATCGGCCTCGGCATTATCTTCGGCGGCAGCCTGGTAGCGCTCGGCACGGCAGGCAAACATGCCGGTCCGGCCGGCTTCAGCGGCCCGTTTTTCCTGATGATATTTGCTATGTACGCCTGGATGTTCCTGATTATTCCACTGGGCCTGACCATGGTCCAGAACCTCATCTGGAGCAGCACCAAACTTGGAGAGCATCAATTCCAGAGCAATCTGAAATGGACCAAGGTATTTTTCATCATGATCACCAATCTGATCGCCATCGTCTGTACCCTGGGCCTGTTTACGCCTTTTGCACATATTCGTGCGCTCAAATACCGGCTTGAATCGGTCACCTTGCTGACAGCCGGCTCTTTGGATAATTTCATTGCCGATGCAGAACCTCATGGTTCTGCCGCAGGCGAAGGCATGTCTGATTTGCTGGACTTCGACTTGTCGCTATAA
- a CDS encoding efflux RND transporter periplasmic adaptor subunit, whose amino-acid sequence MTVESTPAPSSFGHTSRRWLIVVLAVLIAIGAGFVLWKRLLQHPPPAPKPVPVRLQTEAVRRGDIEQAVFANGKLQLHKYSDVMAQVSGQIKDVLVMVGDEVKSGKMVVEITPTLPSAQIESNRAQLARLQAELSDQRAQQDFAELQYKRQSQLKAENATREESYESSRMSMYSAAAKVEAINAQIRQIEATVKNDDITRSHTEVLAPISGTVVSVGARTGQMVSAGQPTAPLVRIADLSRLTVQARVAEIDVPLLHKGMTAYFTTPGYPGKRWSGKLRQVVPVPADGSGEQGKQTFYNVLFEVDNPQQELMSGMSTQVRFVLAQVHDAVLLPVALLDKPQADGSYVVNVAGASQQVTPRVIKVGIRNQEMAQVLSGLKPGELVVVPTAAPVPAKSAAAAAGASAASASSVSSASAVSAVKGH is encoded by the coding sequence ATGACCGTTGAATCGACCCCCGCACCAAGTTCTTTCGGGCATACCAGCCGACGTTGGCTGATCGTTGTCCTGGCTGTACTGATTGCGATCGGCGCCGGCTTCGTATTGTGGAAGAGACTCTTGCAGCACCCTCCGCCGGCGCCCAAGCCGGTGCCAGTGCGCCTGCAGACGGAAGCAGTGCGGCGTGGCGATATCGAACAGGCGGTGTTTGCCAACGGCAAATTGCAGCTGCACAAATACAGCGATGTCATGGCGCAAGTTTCGGGGCAAATCAAGGATGTGCTGGTGATGGTTGGCGACGAGGTCAAGTCGGGCAAGATGGTGGTCGAGATCACACCAACTTTGCCGTCGGCGCAAATCGAGAGCAACCGTGCCCAGCTGGCAAGACTCCAGGCCGAGCTGTCGGACCAGCGGGCTCAGCAGGATTTCGCCGAATTGCAATACAAGCGGCAGAGCCAGCTGAAAGCGGAAAATGCGACGCGCGAGGAATCCTATGAATCCAGTCGCATGAGCATGTATTCAGCGGCGGCCAAGGTGGAAGCGATCAACGCTCAGATCCGCCAGATCGAGGCGACTGTCAAAAACGACGATATAACGCGTAGCCATACCGAGGTGCTGGCGCCGATCAGTGGCACTGTCGTGTCGGTGGGCGCCCGTACCGGGCAGATGGTGAGTGCCGGCCAGCCGACGGCTCCGCTGGTGCGGATTGCCGACCTGAGCCGGTTGACGGTGCAGGCGCGGGTGGCGGAAATCGACGTGCCGCTGCTGCACAAAGGCATGACCGCCTATTTCACTACGCCTGGTTATCCAGGCAAGCGTTGGAGCGGCAAGTTGCGGCAAGTGGTGCCGGTGCCGGCCGATGGCTCGGGTGAACAGGGCAAGCAGACCTTTTATAACGTCTTGTTTGAAGTCGATAATCCGCAGCAGGAATTGATGAGCGGCATGAGCACGCAAGTACGCTTTGTGCTGGCGCAGGTGCACGATGCGGTGTTGCTGCCGGTGGCGCTGCTGGATAAGCCACAAGCTGATGGCAGCTACGTGGTCAATGTAGCCGGAGCCAGCCAGCAAGTCACTCCGCGTGTGATTAAAGTCGGTATCCGCAACCAGGAAATGGCGCAGGTCCTGTCGGGACTGAAGCCAGGCGAGTTGGTAGTGGTTCCTACTGCTGCTCCTGTTCCTGCAAAAAGCGCCGCAGCGGCGGCAGGCGCATCCGCCGCTTCCGCGTCTTCCGTTTCTTCAGCTTCTGCAGTCTCTGCCGTCAAGGGGCATTGA
- a CDS encoding efflux transporter outer membrane subunit: MQYVFQRSRVVAAACSSAVLLLLLSGCANRIEMREATPSVEIPQSWDLSANTGEQDWPDSGWWQRFGSEELSQLVAQGQASNLEIAAAVSRVRQAEAQARIAGAPLLPNADFSTSINRALPLASSGSAVTSTSGLVEIGYEVDFWGKNRAGLVAAEASLQANRYDRATVALTVTSGIVSTYLQVLSLRDRIEIAQQNVDNAERVLKLVSAQSRAGAASPLDLARQRSAVAGQQAVIPDLKQQEREAQTALAILLGRPPQTFTVNEPGLAKILLPQVTPGLPSELLSRRPDIRHAEAELAAANANVAAARAALFPSIRLTGSAGGQSNALLSLFNGPNMLANLGAGLVAPIFDAGRLNSQRDLAIAQKQELVQIYRSTVISALSEVDTALGQIRSLDEQRKLKVTEMEQARFAFELSEIRYRVGAEDLMTVLDTQRSLSEVQNELGQIKLKRLKATVSLYKALGGGWQDVHPSQPVEEPTAHN, from the coding sequence ATCCAGTATGTTTTCCAGCGTTCGCGCGTCGTTGCGGCTGCTTGTTCAAGCGCCGTGCTGTTACTGTTATTGTCCGGGTGCGCCAACCGGATTGAAATGCGAGAGGCGACTCCCAGCGTCGAAATTCCACAGAGCTGGGATTTGTCGGCCAATACCGGTGAGCAAGACTGGCCGGATAGCGGCTGGTGGCAACGTTTCGGCAGCGAAGAACTGAGCCAGCTGGTCGCGCAAGGGCAGGCCAGCAATCTGGAAATCGCCGCAGCGGTATCGCGTGTGCGCCAGGCCGAAGCGCAGGCGCGGATTGCCGGTGCGCCGTTATTGCCGAATGCGGATTTTTCCACCAGTATTAACCGGGCCTTGCCATTGGCCTCCAGCGGCAGCGCCGTCACCTCCACCAGCGGCTTGGTGGAGATCGGTTATGAGGTGGATTTCTGGGGTAAGAACAGGGCCGGGCTGGTGGCTGCGGAAGCTTCCTTGCAAGCCAATCGTTATGACCGTGCGACGGTGGCGCTGACAGTCACCAGCGGCATCGTCTCGACCTATCTGCAAGTATTATCGCTGCGCGACCGGATCGAGATTGCTCAGCAAAACGTCGACAACGCCGAACGGGTGCTGAAGCTTGTGTCGGCGCAAAGCCGCGCCGGCGCTGCCTCGCCGCTGGACCTTGCGCGCCAGCGCTCGGCGGTGGCGGGCCAGCAAGCAGTGATTCCGGACCTGAAACAGCAAGAGCGCGAAGCACAGACCGCGCTGGCGATCTTGCTGGGGCGGCCGCCGCAAACCTTCACCGTCAACGAACCCGGTCTGGCCAAGATCCTGCTGCCGCAGGTAACGCCCGGCTTGCCGTCGGAGCTGCTGTCGCGCCGCCCGGATATCCGTCATGCGGAAGCCGAACTGGCTGCGGCCAACGCCAACGTTGCCGCTGCGCGTGCAGCGCTGTTTCCCAGCATTCGCCTGACCGGCTCGGCCGGCGGCCAGAGCAACGCCTTGCTGTCGCTGTTTAACGGCCCCAACATGCTGGCCAATCTGGGCGCCGGGCTGGTGGCGCCGATCTTCGATGCCGGCCGCCTCAACAGCCAGCGCGACCTGGCCATCGCCCAGAAGCAGGAACTGGTGCAGATTTATCGCTCAACCGTAATTTCGGCGCTATCGGAAGTCGACACCGCGCTAGGACAGATCCGCAGCCTGGACGAGCAGCGCAAACTGAAAGTGACGGAGATGGAGCAGGCGCGCTTTGCTTTCGAGCTGTCGGAAATTCGCTATCGGGTCGGCGCAGAGGATTTGATGACGGTGCTGGATACCCAGCGCTCCCTGTCGGAAGTGCAGAACGAATTGGGACAGATCAAGTTGAAGCGGCTGAAAGCGACGGTGTCGCTTTACAAAGCGCTGGGCGGCGGCTGGCAGGATGTACATCCCAGTCAGCCCGTAGAAGAGCCTACCGCCCATAATTAG
- the thyA gene encoding thymidylate synthase: MRQYLELMRHVQQHGTVKTDRTGTGTRSVFGYQMRFNLQDGFPLLTTKKLHLRSIIHELIWFLNGSTNIQYLKDNDVKIWDEWADSEGNLGPIYGYQWRSWPTPSGGHIDQIAQLVDQIKNNPDSRRLIVSAWNVADIPQMKLPPCHAFFQFYVADGKLSCQLYQRSADIFLGVPFNIASYALLTHMMAQQCDLEVGDFIWTGGDCHLYSNHAEQVELQLSRTPGPLPKLTITRHPASIFDYRFEDFEISDYHPQAHIKAPVAV, translated from the coding sequence ATGCGCCAATACCTCGAACTCATGCGCCATGTGCAACAACATGGCACCGTCAAAACCGACCGTACCGGCACCGGCACCCGCTCGGTGTTTGGCTATCAGATGCGGTTCAACCTGCAAGACGGTTTCCCCTTGCTCACCACTAAGAAGCTGCATCTGCGCTCGATCATCCATGAGTTGATCTGGTTTTTGAATGGCTCGACCAATATCCAGTATCTAAAAGACAATGATGTCAAAATCTGGGATGAATGGGCCGACAGCGAGGGTAACCTGGGGCCGATCTATGGCTATCAGTGGCGCTCGTGGCCGACGCCAAGCGGCGGACATATCGACCAGATCGCGCAATTGGTCGACCAGATCAAGAACAATCCGGATTCGCGCCGGCTGATTGTCTCGGCCTGGAATGTTGCGGATATCCCGCAGATGAAGCTGCCGCCGTGCCATGCCTTCTTCCAGTTTTATGTGGCCGACGGCAAACTTTCCTGCCAGCTGTATCAGCGCAGCGCTGACATTTTCCTGGGTGTGCCTTTCAATATTGCGTCCTACGCCTTGCTGACGCACATGATGGCGCAGCAATGCGACCTCGAGGTGGGAGATTTCATCTGGACCGGTGGCGATTGCCACCTGTATTCCAACCATGCGGAGCAGGTCGAACTGCAATTGTCGCGCACGCCCGGCCCGCTGCCCAAGCTGACCATCACGCGCCATCCGGCGTCGATTTTCGATTATCGTTTCGAAGATTTCGAGATCAGCGACTACCATCCGCAAGCCCACATCAAAGCGCCAGTGGCAGTGTAA
- a CDS encoding bactofilin family protein, with protein MLKSDTFFGGKRETPTSNSPFSASSNLTSGSTSNIPKASNPVSTPVNHSSSSTNEVGSKLIVGPNIKLKGVEITDCDTLVVEGRVEATMNSRVIHIAEKGAFKGSAEIDLAEIYGEFDGDLTVREKLVIYSTGKVSGKIRYGKVVIEEGGQLTGEVQVGTSSGSKPAASASSVTASATSSAAATAVV; from the coding sequence ATGCTTAAATCAGACACGTTTTTCGGCGGCAAGCGAGAAACACCAACATCGAATTCACCTTTCAGCGCCAGCAGCAATCTCACTTCCGGCAGTACTTCCAACATACCAAAGGCTAGTAATCCTGTGAGCACTCCCGTCAACCACTCGTCGTCCAGCACCAATGAAGTCGGCAGCAAGTTGATTGTCGGCCCGAATATCAAGCTCAAAGGCGTCGAAATTACCGATTGCGACACCTTGGTGGTTGAAGGCCGGGTTGAAGCGACAATGAATTCACGCGTGATCCATATCGCCGAAAAAGGCGCATTCAAAGGTTCCGCTGAAATCGATCTGGCAGAAATCTACGGCGAATTCGACGGCGACCTGACGGTCCGCGAAAAGCTGGTGATTTATTCAACCGGCAAGGTTTCCGGCAAAATCCGTTATGGCAAGGTTGTCATCGAAGAAGGCGGCCAACTGACTGGCGAAGTCCAGGTCGGCACATCTTCCGGCAGCAAGCCGGCTGCCAGCGCGAGTAGCGTGACAGCCAGCGCTACAAGCAGCGCCGCAGCGACTGCGGTAGTTTAA